In Terriglobales bacterium, one DNA window encodes the following:
- a CDS encoding ferredoxin family protein, translated as MAYVIAEPCIGTKDTACVDACPVDCIHPKKDSEKYANAEMLYIDPVECIDCGACVPVCPVSAIFALDDLPEKWKEYSEKNAEYYGRTTA; from the coding sequence ATGGCATATGTGATTGCAGAACCGTGCATTGGAACCAAGGACACGGCGTGCGTGGACGCCTGCCCGGTGGACTGCATCCATCCGAAGAAGGATTCCGAGAAGTATGCGAACGCTGAGATGCTGTACATCGATCCGGTGGAGTGCATCGATTGCGGCGCATGCGTTCCGGTGTGCCCGGTATCGGCGATCTTCGCGCTGGATGATCTTCCGGAGAAGTGGAAGGAATACTCGGAGAAGAACGCGGAATACTACGGGCGGACGACGGCGTAG
- a CDS encoding aconitase family protein, translated as MIESLKNRKIEKRPPTVKLQGRILFLTEDPELIKKQLAGWDMPWDTKNPANNPKLRDDISTDEITPAHVCFYFDETLGEFPYVGLKCGSETPVKRGDVKRGGFVACVSGKRRGKGSSREQSPYAESKAGIQLVIAENIERIYKQNCQNLGVLTSTDFSVIDRIRNGEEMPLSAFTKGEDEITRQVIEHGGLFQFNIARMQGKVSLPKIETKPRPMTLAEKIFARHMVNADGIVGVAAVKPGDTGFARTDLRFSHEYVTPMASIFYDHFLGKDVPVNDPSTIKFFRDHLTFLDDVMSEEKRKMGLLDLASQLKLKQESFAKERGIQLHGELKDRKGSEGICHSVMLETYALPGQVNVGSDSHTPHVGAMGCMAFGIGTTDVFNAWFTKDIRVMVPESVKIVIRGKRKANVAAKDFILKILALDYVRSGKALAKVVEYAGEAVEELSVDERATMTNMAAEIGGFTGIVAPDEKVVEFLVERRGMKRAEAEKLIAGLYSDADAQYAQVIELDADEIYPMVATPGDPGNGKYVRDLNTPIPVEIAYGGTCTAGKNEDMDMYAAVLADALRQGKRVADGVRFYIQFGSQETREYCLRRGYLDVFERAGAKVIEPSCGACINAGPGVSTRPDQIVISAQNRNFPGRSGPGQMYLASPLTVAASAVAGYIVEYEPAEIVVSS; from the coding sequence GTGATTGAATCGCTTAAGAATCGCAAGATCGAAAAGCGTCCGCCGACTGTCAAACTGCAAGGACGCATTCTGTTTCTGACGGAAGATCCGGAACTCATCAAGAAGCAACTCGCCGGATGGGACATGCCGTGGGACACGAAGAACCCGGCCAATAATCCCAAACTGCGCGACGACATTTCCACGGACGAAATCACTCCGGCACACGTGTGTTTCTACTTCGACGAGACGCTCGGCGAGTTCCCCTACGTTGGGCTGAAGTGCGGAAGCGAAACGCCGGTCAAGCGCGGCGACGTGAAGCGCGGCGGATTCGTGGCATGCGTGAGCGGCAAGCGAAGAGGGAAGGGGTCGAGCCGCGAGCAGTCGCCTTACGCGGAGTCGAAGGCGGGCATTCAACTGGTCATCGCCGAAAACATCGAGCGTATCTACAAGCAGAATTGCCAGAATCTGGGCGTGCTGACTTCCACGGACTTCAGTGTGATCGACAGAATTCGAAATGGCGAAGAGATGCCATTGTCGGCATTCACGAAGGGCGAGGATGAGATCACGCGGCAGGTGATCGAGCACGGAGGCTTGTTCCAGTTCAATATCGCGAGGATGCAGGGCAAGGTGTCGCTGCCGAAGATCGAGACAAAGCCTCGCCCCATGACGCTGGCGGAGAAGATATTTGCCCGGCACATGGTGAACGCGGATGGCATCGTTGGTGTGGCGGCGGTAAAGCCCGGCGATACGGGATTCGCCCGGACGGACCTGCGCTTCTCGCACGAGTATGTGACGCCGATGGCGTCGATCTTCTACGACCACTTCCTCGGGAAGGATGTTCCCGTCAATGATCCTTCGACGATTAAGTTCTTCCGCGACCATCTGACTTTCCTGGATGACGTTATGTCGGAAGAGAAGCGAAAGATGGGATTGCTGGATCTTGCTTCGCAATTGAAGCTGAAGCAGGAGTCGTTCGCGAAAGAACGCGGCATTCAACTGCATGGCGAGCTTAAGGACCGCAAAGGTTCGGAGGGTATTTGCCACTCGGTGATGCTGGAGACCTACGCGCTGCCGGGGCAGGTGAATGTCGGCTCGGACTCGCACACGCCCCACGTGGGCGCGATGGGTTGCATGGCTTTCGGCATAGGTACGACGGACGTGTTCAACGCGTGGTTTACGAAGGACATCAGGGTGATGGTGCCGGAGTCGGTGAAGATCGTGATCCGGGGGAAACGCAAAGCGAACGTTGCGGCTAAAGATTTCATCCTGAAGATTCTTGCACTGGATTACGTGAGGTCGGGAAAAGCGCTGGCGAAAGTCGTCGAGTATGCGGGCGAAGCCGTGGAAGAGTTGAGCGTGGATGAGCGCGCGACGATGACGAACATGGCGGCGGAGATCGGCGGGTTTACGGGTATTGTCGCGCCGGATGAGAAGGTGGTGGAGTTCCTGGTGGAGCGGCGCGGCATGAAGCGCGCGGAGGCGGAGAAGTTGATCGCTGGACTTTATTCGGATGCCGATGCGCAGTACGCGCAGGTGATCGAGCTCGATGCTGACGAAATCTATCCGATGGTGGCGACGCCGGGCGATCCAGGGAATGGCAAGTATGTCCGCGACTTAAATACGCCGATCCCGGTGGAGATTGCATACGGCGGAACCTGCACGGCGGGCAAGAACGAAGACATGGACATGTACGCGGCGGTGCTTGCCGATGCGTTGCGACAGGGGAAGCGAGTTGCCGACGGTGTGCGATTCTACATTCAGTTTGGGTCGCAGGAGACACGCGAGTACTGCCTTCGTCGTGGATACCTCGATGTATTCGAGCGGGCCGGGGCAAAGGTTATCGAGCCAAGCTGCGGGGCTTGCATCAATGCGGGACCGGGAGTTTCTACCAGACCAGACCAGATCGTGATCTCGGCGCAGAACCGGAATTTCCCCGGACGGAGCGGGCCGGGGCAGATGTACCTGGCATCGCCGTTGACAGTGGCGGCGAGCGCCGTAGCCGGATATATCGTGGAGTACGAGCCGGCAGAGATAGTGGTTAGCAGCTAA
- a CDS encoding inositol monophosphatase family protein, whose protein sequence is MAFVRMGETKFVSSMEAMAREAGAMLYEKFKQRIGFTYKGDADLVTEADRAAEKMITDRIRKEFPGHDLYGEEGTRTNTGSDYRWYIDPLDGTTNFAHGFPVFCVSLGLEFKGERIAGVVYDPTRDEMFSAEKGSGTHLNGERVQVSKVDNLKECLTGTGFPSHKRHKNPNIYFYQVITLRTHGVRRAGSAALDLANVASGRLDAFWEFNLNPWDTAAGVLLVQEAGGKVTKFDGSTWEIDSRETLATNGLVHEAMMDVMRQVFEGRDLPELASAVEYAKSRG, encoded by the coding sequence GTGGCATTCGTACGTATGGGCGAAACTAAGTTTGTAAGTTCGATGGAAGCAATGGCCCGCGAGGCGGGCGCGATGCTTTACGAGAAATTCAAGCAGCGCATCGGCTTCACCTATAAAGGTGATGCTGACCTTGTAACGGAAGCTGATCGCGCGGCGGAGAAGATGATTACGGATCGTATCCGGAAGGAATTTCCGGGCCACGATCTCTACGGCGAAGAAGGAACGCGGACAAATACGGGCAGCGACTATCGGTGGTATATCGATCCGCTGGACGGGACGACGAACTTTGCGCATGGCTTCCCGGTGTTCTGTGTTTCGCTTGGATTGGAGTTCAAGGGCGAGCGCATCGCCGGGGTGGTTTACGATCCGACGCGTGACGAAATGTTCTCGGCCGAAAAGGGAAGTGGTACGCACCTTAATGGCGAGCGAGTGCAGGTGTCGAAGGTCGACAACCTGAAGGAGTGCCTGACGGGAACAGGTTTCCCGAGCCACAAGCGGCATAAGAATCCGAATATCTACTTCTACCAGGTGATCACGTTGCGGACGCATGGCGTGCGTCGCGCAGGCTCGGCTGCATTGGATCTGGCGAATGTCGCTTCGGGCAGGCTCGACGCGTTTTGGGAGTTCAACCTGAATCCGTGGGACACGGCAGCAGGAGTGCTGCTGGTGCAAGAGGCCGGCGGCAAGGTGACGAAGTTTGACGGCAGTACCTGGGAGATCGATTCGCGCGAGACGCTGGCGACCAATGGGCTTGTCCATGAGGCCATGATGGACGTGATGCGCCAGGTGTTCGAAGGCCGGGACCTGCCAGAACTGGCCAGCGCGGTGGAGTACGCTAAGAGCAGGGGATAG
- a CDS encoding VWA domain-containing protein, which produces MRPSSHFRLLLVWLLLALMAVAQQGEPQQDQQEEKLPTFTVDVKLVNVFATVLDQTGAPIGGLTKDNFKIYEDGLPQNIAVFSKESELPLSIILAMDVSLSVKKDLKLEVESARRFVKALIRPQDAVSLFQFSEHVDQLTGFTSNMKKVDDGLAKVHPGSATALYDAIYLGAGKLSSRQGRKVMVVITDGGDTISSVKYLEALRAAQESEAIVYSLIIQPIQSDAGRDLGGEHALIQMSHDTGGKFFYAQGIGELDKVFQQVSEELRTQYLLAYYPTKRPTTSPFRKIKIDVDADVPNGPAVARHRTGYYTVKDSF; this is translated from the coding sequence GTGAGACCGTCCTCGCATTTTCGACTGCTGCTGGTTTGGTTGCTGCTGGCGTTGATGGCGGTCGCGCAGCAGGGGGAGCCTCAGCAAGACCAGCAGGAAGAAAAGCTGCCGACCTTCACGGTGGACGTGAAATTGGTCAACGTTTTCGCGACCGTGCTGGATCAGACCGGAGCGCCGATCGGCGGTTTGACTAAGGACAATTTCAAGATTTACGAAGACGGCCTTCCGCAGAATATCGCTGTTTTCAGTAAGGAATCGGAATTGCCGCTGTCGATCATTCTCGCGATGGATGTCAGCCTGTCGGTGAAGAAAGACCTGAAGCTCGAGGTTGAATCGGCGCGGCGGTTCGTGAAGGCACTCATCCGTCCGCAGGATGCGGTTTCGCTCTTCCAGTTCAGCGAGCATGTGGATCAGCTCACCGGCTTTACTTCCAACATGAAGAAGGTTGATGACGGACTGGCAAAGGTGCATCCGGGTTCCGCGACCGCGCTTTACGATGCCATCTATCTTGGCGCCGGAAAACTCTCCAGCCGCCAGGGAAGAAAAGTGATGGTGGTGATTACCGACGGCGGCGACACCATAAGCAGCGTCAAATACCTGGAGGCTTTGCGGGCGGCGCAGGAATCGGAAGCCATTGTTTACAGCTTGATCATCCAGCCGATCCAGTCGGACGCCGGCCGCGACCTTGGCGGAGAGCATGCGCTGATCCAGATGTCCCACGACACGGGCGGCAAGTTCTTCTACGCACAGGGAATCGGCGAACTGGACAAGGTGTTCCAACAGGTGTCCGAGGAGCTACGTACCCAGTATCTGCTGGCGTATTACCCGACGAAGCGGCCGACGACCTCGCCGTTCCGCAAGATCAAGATCGACGTGGATGCCGATGTCCCGAACGGGCCTGCCGTGGCACGCCACCGTACCGGCTACTACACGGTAAAAGACAGTTTCTGA
- a CDS encoding DUF3788 domain-containing protein, whose protein sequence is MDTPNAFVGRKDKPTPTEVTTALGSSAAAWEELTAWLAERHHVDIQEWKSYSPKYGWSAQLKLKKRTILHVSPCSGCFRVMFILGDRAVTAAKNSKLSKKLAELLAKAPRYPEGTGIRLDVKSTKDLAPVRKLAEIKLQN, encoded by the coding sequence ATGGATACTCCCAACGCTTTCGTCGGCCGCAAGGACAAACCAACTCCCACCGAAGTTACCACCGCCCTTGGATCCAGTGCCGCCGCGTGGGAGGAACTCACCGCCTGGCTTGCCGAGCGCCACCACGTCGATATCCAGGAATGGAAGTCGTACTCTCCCAAATATGGCTGGAGTGCGCAATTAAAGCTGAAAAAGCGCACCATCCTGCACGTTTCGCCCTGCAGCGGCTGCTTCCGGGTAATGTTCATCCTCGGTGACCGTGCGGTCACCGCAGCTAAAAACAGTAAGCTGTCGAAAAAACTGGCTGAATTGCTCGCAAAAGCACCGAGATATCCCGAAGGAACTGGCATCCGGCTCGACGTGAAGTCAACCAAAGATCTGGCGCCAGTTCGGAAACTGGCCGAAATCAAACTTCAGAACTGA
- a CDS encoding RNA chaperone Hfq, producing the protein MAFRGPTNNSKKPKSPPPEDTFEEALYLKQLGEKQKTVTIKLMGGETVRGWVEYYDKNMIRLTREGEPNLFIFKHEIMYIAEESSARKK; encoded by the coding sequence ATGGCGTTCCGTGGTCCAACTAACAACTCAAAGAAGCCCAAGTCTCCGCCGCCAGAGGACACTTTCGAAGAGGCTCTTTATCTTAAGCAGCTTGGTGAAAAGCAGAAGACCGTCACCATCAAGTTGATGGGCGGCGAAACCGTGCGTGGATGGGTGGAGTACTACGACAAGAACATGATCCGTTTGACGCGCGAAGGCGAGCCGAATCTGTTCATCTTTAAACACGAAATCATGTATATCGCGGAAGAAAGCTCCGCACGAAAGAAATAA
- a CDS encoding molybdenum cofactor biosynthesis protein MoaE, with product MQVKVLFFGSLRDAMGKSSETMTLPEGAAISDLLKSVTRDKPAVSALIPSLAISVNQEYATRDVQLRDRDEVALLPPVSGGAVTAGESCEIVRDRIDTASVVAPLKRDEDGAVVVFEGIVRNNTRGRKTSYLEYHAYEQMAIKQMDQLVSDARQKFGIDQARIVHRLGELQIGDISVLIVVTSAHRGAAFDASRFLIDNLKRTVPIWKKEFFEDGVVWTDGEPFPETFFNPAKGDRQ from the coding sequence ATGCAGGTAAAAGTTCTTTTCTTTGGATCGCTACGCGACGCCATGGGCAAGTCGTCGGAAACCATGACCTTGCCTGAAGGCGCGGCGATTTCTGACCTGCTGAAATCAGTCACCCGCGACAAACCTGCCGTTTCCGCGTTAATACCTTCGCTGGCCATCTCCGTGAACCAGGAATACGCCACTCGCGACGTTCAACTCCGCGACCGGGACGAGGTCGCCCTGCTGCCTCCGGTGAGCGGCGGCGCAGTAACGGCTGGGGAATCGTGCGAAATCGTAAGGGATCGGATCGACACCGCTTCGGTTGTCGCGCCCCTGAAGCGCGACGAAGATGGTGCCGTGGTTGTCTTCGAGGGGATTGTCCGCAACAACACCCGAGGGCGCAAAACCTCGTACCTGGAGTATCACGCCTACGAGCAGATGGCGATCAAGCAGATGGACCAACTCGTCAGCGACGCGCGGCAGAAGTTTGGCATCGACCAGGCGCGCATTGTGCACCGTCTCGGCGAGCTGCAGATCGGCGACATCAGCGTCCTGATTGTGGTGACCTCGGCGCACCGCGGAGCCGCGTTCGACGCCAGCCGGTTCCTCATCGACAACTTGAAGCGGACGGTGCCGATCTGGAAGAAAGAGTTCTTCGAAGACGGAGTTGTTTGGACCGACGGCGAGCCGTTTCCCGAAACCTTCTTCAATCCCGCAAAGGGCGACCGACAGTGA